In Pseudomonas sp. R76, one genomic interval encodes:
- a CDS encoding cysteine hydrolase family protein has product MEPLAPNAALVIIDMQQGMNNPTLGRRNNPDAELHMQQLLGAWRQSQRAVVHVRHLSRTPGSVFWPGQPGCEFQAELAPLKHEHVLEKNVPDAFAATGLERWLHMRAIRQLVIVGVITNNSVESTARSAGNLGFEVIVAGDACYTFDQTDLSGRLWPAEDVHALSLSNLAMDYARVIETAEILAGT; this is encoded by the coding sequence ATGGAACCGTTAGCGCCAAACGCAGCATTGGTGATCATCGACATGCAACAGGGCATGAACAACCCAACGCTTGGGCGTCGCAACAATCCCGACGCCGAATTGCATATGCAGCAACTGTTGGGCGCCTGGCGGCAGTCGCAGCGCGCGGTCGTCCATGTGCGGCACCTGTCGCGCACGCCCGGCTCGGTATTTTGGCCAGGCCAGCCAGGCTGCGAGTTCCAGGCTGAACTGGCGCCGCTCAAACATGAACATGTGCTGGAGAAGAACGTGCCGGATGCGTTTGCGGCCACGGGCCTGGAGCGCTGGCTGCACATGCGCGCGATCCGGCAGTTGGTGATCGTCGGCGTGATCACCAACAACTCCGTGGAATCCACGGCACGCTCCGCCGGCAACCTGGGTTTTGAAGTGATCGTGGCCGGGGATGCCTGCTACACGTTTGACCAAACCGATTTGTCCGGGCGGCTGTGGCCTGCCGAGGATGTGCATGCGCTGTCGCTGAGTAACCTGGCGATGGACTACGCCAGGGTGATCGAAACGGCCGAGATTCTCGCCGGTACTTAA
- a CDS encoding aldo/keto reductase family oxidoreductase translates to MTGLANSGTFTLGDRQVNRIGYGAMQLAGPGVFGPPKDRAGALAVLRAAVAAGVNHIDTSDFYGPHITNQLIREALHPYRDDLTLVTKIGARRDNEGGWHAAPSKQELTQAVHDNLRNLGLDVLDVVNFRASHNLMGPGEGSNEAPLTVLAELQQQGLVRHIGISNVTPTQVAEARKIVKFVCVQNLYNIAHQHDNALIDELARDGIAYVPFFPLGGFTPVQSSTLTRVAQRLGVTPKQLALAWLLRRSPNILLIPGTSSVAHLHENLAVGELALSAETFAELNAIAG, encoded by the coding sequence ATGACGGGCTTGGCAAACAGCGGCACATTTACCTTGGGCGACCGCCAGGTCAACCGCATAGGCTACGGCGCGATGCAACTGGCCGGCCCCGGCGTATTCGGCCCGCCCAAGGATCGTGCCGGCGCGTTGGCGGTGCTGCGCGCGGCCGTCGCCGCCGGCGTCAACCATATCGACACCAGTGACTTCTACGGGCCGCATATCACCAATCAACTGATCCGCGAGGCGCTGCACCCGTACCGCGATGACCTCACCCTCGTCACCAAGATCGGCGCGCGCCGTGACAACGAAGGCGGCTGGCATGCCGCGCCGTCCAAGCAAGAACTGACACAAGCCGTGCATGACAACCTGCGCAACCTCGGGCTGGATGTACTCGACGTGGTCAACTTCCGCGCGTCCCATAACCTGATGGGCCCCGGCGAAGGTTCCAATGAGGCGCCACTGACCGTGCTGGCCGAGCTGCAACAGCAAGGCTTGGTGCGCCATATCGGCATCAGCAACGTCACCCCGACACAGGTGGCCGAGGCGCGCAAAATCGTCAAGTTCGTGTGCGTGCAGAACCTCTACAACATCGCCCATCAGCACGATAACGCGCTGATCGACGAACTGGCCCGCGACGGCATTGCCTACGTGCCGTTCTTCCCGCTGGGCGGTTTTACCCCGGTTCAGTCATCGACGCTGACACGTGTTGCCCAGCGGCTGGGCGTGACACCCAAGCAACTGGCACTGGCCTGGTTGCTGCGACGCTCGCCAAATATCCTGCTGATTCCCGGCACCTCATCGGTGGCGCACCTGCATGAAAACCTGGCGGTCGGCGAACTGGCGTTATCCGCTGAGACCTTCGCTGAGTTGAATGCCATCGCGGGCTGA
- a CDS encoding NUDIX hydrolase yields MRERKASRLLVINPAGEVLLFRFVHKDGALAGRNYWATPGGGVEAGESFHAAAIRELREETGIVVGGVDASVAERSFELMLPSGETVLAIEHYFIVHAASAALSRAEWTQEETQVMADHRWWSAQALRLTEETVWPEGLVEMLVEAGVFTA; encoded by the coding sequence ATGCGCGAGCGCAAAGCGTCACGATTACTGGTTATAAACCCCGCCGGGGAAGTCCTGCTGTTCCGGTTTGTGCACAAAGACGGCGCGCTGGCCGGCAGGAATTACTGGGCCACGCCAGGCGGCGGTGTCGAGGCGGGCGAAAGCTTCCACGCGGCGGCGATCCGGGAGCTGCGCGAAGAAACCGGGATTGTGGTCGGCGGCGTGGACGCATCTGTGGCCGAGCGCAGCTTCGAGCTGATGCTGCCCAGCGGCGAGACGGTGTTGGCGATCGAGCATTACTTTATCGTTCACGCCGCCAGCGCGGCGCTGTCCAGGGCCGAGTGGACGCAGGAAGAGACCCAGGTGATGGCGGACCATCGCTGGTGGTCCGCCCAGGCGCTGCGCTTGACCGAGGAAACGGTATGGCCCGAGGGGCTGGTTGAAATGCTGGTGGAGGCGGGCGTCTTTACCGCTTAA
- a CDS encoding GNAT family N-acetyltransferase yields the protein MHIHIRLALSEDAPLLPRVELSAAQVFRRIDGLSWLADTTTMSVERHRQLIALSTCWVVVDADAQPHGFLSAERQADALHIHELSVAQSIQGQGWGRKLVETAMDCARANLLRSVTLTTFRHVPWNAPFYTRLGFQPTGEKRLADILADEYAHGFEPGSRCAMTWWVSPNKGT from the coding sequence ATGCACATCCACATTCGTCTTGCCCTATCCGAAGACGCGCCGCTGCTGCCGCGCGTTGAGTTGAGCGCCGCCCAGGTATTCCGCCGTATCGATGGCCTGAGCTGGCTGGCGGACACCACCACGATGAGCGTCGAACGTCACCGTCAACTGATTGCGTTATCCACCTGTTGGGTGGTGGTCGACGCTGATGCCCAGCCACATGGCTTTCTCAGCGCCGAACGTCAGGCTGATGCGCTACACATCCATGAACTGTCGGTGGCGCAATCCATACAAGGCCAGGGCTGGGGGCGTAAGTTGGTGGAAACTGCGATGGACTGTGCGCGCGCGAACCTGCTGCGTTCAGTCACGTTGACCACGTTCAGGCACGTGCCGTGGAATGCTCCGTTTTACACGCGTCTAGGCTTTCAGCCGACAGGCGAAAAGCGCCTGGCGGACATCCTGGCCGACGAGTACGCCCACGGCTTCGAGCCCGGTAGCCGCTGCGCGATGACGTGGTGGGTGTCACCCAACAAAGGCACTTGA
- a CDS encoding bleomycin resistance protein — protein MMHRNKLVPELMVSNLSDSLEFWVALVGFKIAYQRLEDGFAYLDLDGAQVMLEQVDPLANQWLTAALERPFGRGMNLQIDVAAVLPVIQRLDAAAYPLFKASKDVWYRAGEVEVGQREFLLQDPDGYLVRLVERLGERARPVEAEVPD, from the coding sequence ATGATGCACAGAAATAAGCTGGTCCCGGAATTGATGGTGAGCAACCTGAGTGACAGCCTCGAATTCTGGGTGGCGTTGGTAGGCTTCAAGATCGCGTATCAACGCCTGGAAGACGGCTTTGCCTACCTCGATCTGGACGGCGCCCAGGTGATGCTTGAGCAAGTCGACCCGCTCGCCAACCAATGGCTGACCGCCGCGCTGGAGCGGCCATTCGGGCGCGGGATGAATCTGCAGATTGACGTGGCGGCGGTACTGCCAGTGATTCAACGGCTGGACGCGGCGGCGTATCCCTTGTTCAAGGCAAGTAAGGATGTGTGGTACAGGGCCGGCGAGGTCGAGGTCGGGCAGCGTGAGTTTCTGCTGCAGGACCCGGATGGTTATTTGGTCAGGCTTGTAGAAAGGCTCGGTGAACGGGCACGCCCGGTTGAAGCCGAGGTGCCCGACTAG
- a CDS encoding HIT family protein, with protein sequence MSLISQRVALARNGANDKVICRMPSGWAVMGDVQFLPGYCLLLPDPVVASLNDLDADARATYLLDMARLGDAVLAATGALRMNYEILGNSEPELHCHLFPRYATEPDDKRKMPVWFYDWKTATPYAEAKHGELRTKIAQLLTATRKAG encoded by the coding sequence ATGTCACTGATTTCGCAACGTGTAGCACTGGCCCGCAACGGCGCCAACGACAAGGTTATCTGCCGCATGCCCTCGGGCTGGGCGGTGATGGGCGACGTGCAGTTTTTGCCGGGCTATTGCCTGCTGCTGCCCGACCCGGTGGTGGCCAGCTTGAATGACCTGGATGCCGACGCCCGCGCGACCTATCTGCTCGATATGGCCCGCCTTGGCGACGCCGTGCTGGCGGCGACCGGCGCGTTGCGCATGAACTACGAGATCCTCGGCAACTCCGAGCCGGAGCTGCACTGCCATCTCTTTCCTCGCTACGCCACGGAGCCGGACGACAAGCGCAAGATGCCGGTCTGGTTCTACGACTGGAAAACCGCCACGCCTTACGCAGAAGCCAAGCACGGCGAGCTGCGCACGAAGATCGCGCAATTGCTCACAGCTACAAGGAAAGCAGGATGA
- a CDS encoding aspartate/glutamate racemase family protein, with translation MRITCLHTAHSNVAVFDAAAQALGIGPDVLRHAVRPDLLAAAEQAGGLTMQITNATISALRLLAVEADAVVLTCSTLGPAVEGLSTSLKVPILRTDEALAAAAVQAGGNIAVLCAVETTLAPTARLFEHAASVNVQLVSGAWALFKAGDLDGYLSAIASAADRAYVDGANVVVLAQASMSGAAARVTAGPPPLTSATAGLSAAVLTVLN, from the coding sequence ATGCGAATCACCTGCCTGCACACCGCGCACAGCAACGTCGCCGTGTTTGACGCTGCTGCCCAAGCACTCGGCATCGGGCCTGATGTACTGCGCCATGCAGTGCGGCCCGACCTGCTCGCCGCCGCAGAGCAGGCCGGTGGCCTGACCATGCAGATTACCAACGCGACAATTTCGGCACTGCGCCTGCTGGCTGTTGAGGCAGATGCGGTGGTGCTCACCTGCTCAACCTTGGGGCCAGCAGTTGAAGGGCTTTCGACAAGCCTGAAGGTACCCATTCTACGCACCGATGAAGCGCTGGCCGCCGCAGCAGTCCAGGCCGGCGGCAACATCGCCGTCCTGTGTGCGGTGGAAACTACCTTGGCGCCCACCGCCCGCCTGTTCGAACACGCTGCGTCGGTGAATGTGCAACTGGTGTCAGGTGCCTGGGCGCTGTTCAAGGCGGGCGACCTTGACGGCTACCTGAGCGCCATCGCCAGCGCGGCAGACCGCGCCTATGTGGACGGTGCGAATGTCGTGGTCCTGGCCCAGGCCTCCATGAGCGGCGCCGCCGCACGAGTCACCGCAGGCCCGCCGCCCCTCACCAGCGCAACCGCGGGCCTGAGCGCCGCCGTGCTCACCGTCCTCAACTGA
- a CDS encoding TetR/AcrR family transcriptional regulator, translated as MSTVKATLKPRKSAVQARSVATVEALHTATLQVLTQQGLIRCTTTRVAERAGMSVGSLYQYYPNRDALLAAVLQKHLEWVAEAVELACSRHQQLPVAEMASGLVTALLNAKLRDQGVSKALYAIAGERGGAELVARINARMVAVIAAMLRTATDAQFDDPVLTASIALSAIVGPVRTLLEGNASPAFEAGLEQQTTLLLKAYLQTHINKE; from the coding sequence ATGAGCACCGTCAAAGCCACGCTAAAGCCAAGAAAATCAGCGGTTCAGGCGCGTTCCGTCGCCACCGTCGAGGCGCTGCACACGGCAACCCTTCAGGTTTTGACCCAGCAGGGCCTGATCCGCTGCACCACTACCCGCGTGGCTGAGCGCGCCGGTATGTCGGTGGGCAGCCTCTATCAGTACTACCCGAACCGCGATGCGCTGCTGGCCGCCGTGCTGCAAAAACATTTGGAGTGGGTGGCCGAGGCGGTCGAGTTGGCCTGCAGCCGCCATCAACAGCTGCCGGTGGCCGAGATGGCGTCCGGGCTGGTGACGGCGCTGCTCAACGCCAAGCTGCGCGACCAGGGCGTGTCCAAGGCGCTGTATGCGATTGCAGGCGAGCGGGGCGGTGCTGAATTGGTCGCGCGTATCAATGCGCGGATGGTGGCGGTGATTGCTGCGATGTTGCGCACGGCAACGGATGCTCAGTTTGACGACCCGGTCCTGACGGCGAGCATTGCCCTGAGCGCTATTGTCGGCCCGGTGCGGACCTTGCTCGAGGGCAACGCGTCGCCTGCATTCGAAGCGGGGCTTGAGCAACAGACCACACTGTTGCTGAAGGCCTATTTGCAAACCCATATAAACAAGGAGTAG